GGACCGCGTCGAGATCGGGGAACCAGCCCTCCCGGAACTGCTGGCGCCTGCATCTGTCATCCAGATGCACGATGTGGAAGGATTCCTTCGTCTCAAAATCCGCCGGCGGGTCGTTGAACGCGATATGCGCGTTTTCCCCGATCCCGATCACCCCGACGTTGATCGGCTTTTCACAGAGCTTTTCGGTAAGCTCCCGCAGGTTCTTCTCCACGTCGCCCTCGCCGTCGACAAGATACGCCTGTCCGACCGGAACCTTTGAAAGCACGCGCTCCCGAAGATACCTTCGGAAGCTTGCCGGATGCGTTTCCGGAAGGCCGACATACTCATCCAGATGGAAAATCGTCACTTTCTCCCAGTCCACCGGCTCGCGGACCAGAGCCGCCAGCGTTTCGAACTGAGAGGCTCCCGTGGAGAGGATCATCCGGACTTCGCCATTCTGGGCAATCGCTTCGTTCATCCGCCGGGCGATCAGATCCGCCGCGGCGCGGCCCAGCGAATCCGCGTCTTTTTCAATCACCAACTGCACAAAACTTACCTCCAATATTCTATTTTATTATTGAGGTCCCTCACGGTTCCTCGAATAATCAACTCAGGCTCCAGAGA
This window of the Ruminococcaceae bacterium BL-6 genome carries:
- a CDS encoding Glucosamine-6-phosphate deaminase → MQLVIEKDADSLGRAAADLIARRMNEAIAQNGEVRMILSTGASQFETLAALVREPVDWEKVTIFHLDEYVGLPETHPASFRRYLRERVLSKVPVGQAYLVDGEGDVEKNLRELTEKLCEKPINVGVIGIGENAHIAFNDPPADFETKESFHIVHLDDRCRRQQFREGWFPDLDAVPRVAVSMTPYRIMQCGCIVSSVPHSEKAEAVYRTLSAEKTTNLIPATLLRAHGDWHLFLDQDSASLCGGDVLAQYR